The following proteins are co-located in the Bradyrhizobium sp. AZCC 2176 genome:
- a CDS encoding AsmA family protein, translating to MQTTLLGLAIAFIIALIAALVGPYFIDWSQFRPQFEAEATRIIGAPVRVGGKLDARLLPAPSLQLHSVAVGGANDLGKVRADKLDVEFSLGSLMRGEVRATELTINGMSLDLGLDAKGRIDWPATTGTVNLGSLAIDRLNLTGRIALHDANSRSTLELNDIAFGGDVRSLAGSIRGDGNFMLSGTRYPFRVSSGQGPDGNGTRVHLNIDPGQRPLAIDLDGILNFDTRAPRFEGAMTLVAPPGQKGKGNDPPWRIAAKVKTDYSAARLEQVEVTYGAEERALKLSGNGDIRFGASPLLRAALSARQLDADRFVTKDNAAEPARALPALRAIASVTPHLPIPAQIELASEQVMLGGRPLQDIAAELEGDAKSWRIHRLEFRAPGATRVSLSEAGAKSVAPDRFKAALSVESSDPEALLTWLQGRGEIAYRSQKPLRLRGDVTVAPEGVAIDTMKADIEGGTVEGRVMVSHRQTDRGSRIDAELKAERLDLDAATAFARSLAGPQGEWPDEGRLSLDIGQATSAGQELSPLLARLAYSPAKLALEQLKIGRFESVTLDGAGNFDRANATGWFALNSSAASLDRLTSLIVPFSPALAARLNAMGTSPGPARLKLALDLTKNAGQSDRVQARAVADLDSTTLKGVTTITAQPAVAALQGTDFAALRHSEVGIEAKWSSQQGRALLALLGLDRAVTAGDGPAQFETTATGAWGAPLRLKAKISGTGLDAEAEGSAEPWAQEAKASLSLKVRSADFGPLLDLKPADTLAQNIGLSSRVQLTGNRLTFDDLDSSISGSRLRGRVAVTLGEKDIEGEIGAEQLALAPAFALALGAAGHDAAEPLGAGLAKGWRGRIAFQALRGVLPGGSELRPVSGVIKSDGQSLTFDAIKGKIGGGDVTASMDVKPGANGIVLNASLQFSDVDGTALRYRNLAMPAGRASMQMTLTSQGRSASALAGALSGSGTLTLEAARISGLDPRAFEVAVRANDSGQAKDDVRLKQIVESALPAGAFAVPSAQIPFTVRDGRFRVGATTLDGNGVRATVSGGYDIAADQADIRAALSLTMTTGRPEIQLLAVGTPDALSRSVDVAPLSSWLAVRAIDHETRRLDAIERGEPPPPAPPPIVLPADGQLPIPEAAPPPAPVTPKGRDPRRPPAKKTTAPRPPVVNAPPAPVAGQPQVAPLPPPIDVRPAPGAARPKPRPPLALTPQVANPPPRSN from the coding sequence GTGCAGACGACGCTGCTCGGCCTGGCAATCGCCTTCATCATTGCGTTGATTGCCGCGCTTGTCGGGCCGTATTTTATTGACTGGAGCCAGTTCCGGCCGCAATTCGAGGCTGAGGCGACGCGGATCATCGGCGCGCCGGTCCGTGTCGGCGGCAAGCTCGACGCACGGCTATTGCCCGCGCCGTCGCTGCAACTGCACTCGGTCGCGGTCGGCGGCGCCAACGATCTCGGCAAGGTTCGCGCCGACAAGCTCGACGTGGAATTCAGCCTGGGCTCGCTGATGCGCGGTGAGGTGCGCGCGACCGAATTGACGATCAACGGCATGTCGCTCGATCTCGGGCTCGACGCCAAGGGGCGGATCGACTGGCCGGCGACGACCGGGACGGTCAATCTGGGGTCGCTGGCGATCGATCGGCTCAATCTCACTGGCCGCATCGCCTTGCACGATGCGAACAGCCGCAGCACGCTTGAACTCAACGACATCGCCTTTGGCGGCGACGTGCGCTCGCTGGCCGGCTCGATCCGCGGCGACGGCAATTTCATGCTGTCGGGCACGCGCTACCCGTTTCGGGTCTCTTCGGGGCAGGGGCCGGACGGCAACGGCACCCGCGTTCATCTCAATATCGATCCGGGGCAGCGCCCGCTCGCCATCGATCTCGACGGTATCCTGAATTTCGATACCCGCGCCCCGCGCTTCGAGGGCGCGATGACGCTCGTCGCTCCTCCCGGACAGAAGGGCAAGGGCAACGATCCACCGTGGCGTATCGCGGCGAAAGTCAAAACCGATTACTCGGCGGCCAGGCTCGAACAAGTCGAGGTGACCTACGGCGCCGAGGAGCGCGCGCTAAAACTCTCCGGCAACGGCGACATTCGCTTCGGCGCATCGCCGCTGTTGCGTGCGGCGCTTTCGGCGCGCCAGCTCGATGCCGACAGATTCGTCACCAAGGACAATGCCGCCGAACCAGCCCGCGCGTTACCGGCGCTGCGGGCGATCGCTTCGGTTACTCCGCATCTGCCGATCCCCGCGCAGATCGAACTCGCGTCCGAGCAGGTCATGCTGGGCGGACGCCCATTGCAGGACATCGCTGCCGAGCTGGAAGGCGACGCCAAATCCTGGCGCATCCACAGGCTGGAGTTCCGCGCGCCCGGCGCAACCAGGGTTTCGCTCAGCGAGGCCGGTGCGAAGAGCGTTGCGCCGGACCGGTTCAAGGCCGCGCTCAGCGTCGAATCCTCCGATCCCGAGGCGCTGCTGACCTGGCTGCAGGGCCGCGGCGAGATCGCCTATCGCAGCCAGAAGCCGCTTCGGCTGCGCGGCGACGTGACCGTGGCGCCCGAAGGTGTTGCCATCGACACCATGAAGGCTGACATCGAAGGCGGCACGGTGGAGGGGCGGGTGATGGTGTCGCACCGGCAAACCGATCGCGGCTCCCGGATCGATGCGGAACTGAAGGCGGAGCGTCTCGATCTCGATGCCGCCACCGCCTTTGCGCGGTCGCTGGCGGGACCGCAGGGCGAGTGGCCGGACGAGGGAAGGCTTTCCCTTGACATCGGCCAGGCCACCTCGGCCGGCCAGGAGCTTAGTCCGCTGCTCGCCAGATTGGCCTACTCGCCGGCGAAGTTGGCGCTTGAGCAGTTGAAGATCGGCCGGTTTGAGAGCGTGACGCTGGATGGCGCCGGCAATTTCGACCGGGCCAATGCGACCGGGTGGTTCGCGCTCAATTCGAGTGCAGCCTCGCTCGATCGGTTGACCAGCCTGATCGTTCCATTTTCTCCGGCACTGGCGGCGCGCCTCAATGCCATGGGGACCAGCCCGGGCCCGGCGCGCCTGAAACTGGCGCTCGACCTCACCAAGAATGCCGGGCAGTCGGATCGGGTCCAGGCACGCGCCGTCGCCGATCTGGATTCCACGACGCTCAAGGGCGTCACCACGATCACCGCTCAGCCGGCCGTCGCGGCGCTTCAGGGCACCGATTTCGCCGCACTCCGGCACAGTGAAGTCGGAATCGAGGCGAAATGGTCGTCCCAGCAAGGCCGTGCCTTGTTGGCATTGCTCGGCCTCGATCGCGCCGTCACCGCAGGCGATGGACCGGCGCAATTCGAGACTACCGCGACCGGCGCGTGGGGTGCGCCGTTGCGGCTCAAGGCAAAGATCTCGGGAACGGGACTCGATGCCGAAGCGGAAGGCTCCGCCGAACCTTGGGCGCAGGAGGCCAAGGCCAGTCTCTCCTTAAAAGTTCGCAGCGCCGATTTCGGGCCGCTGCTCGATCTCAAGCCGGCGGATACGTTGGCGCAGAACATCGGCCTGTCGTCACGCGTGCAGCTCACCGGCAACCGGCTGACCTTCGACGATCTCGACAGCAGCATCAGTGGTTCGCGCCTGCGCGGCCGCGTCGCGGTGACGCTCGGCGAGAAGGATATCGAGGGTGAAATCGGCGCCGAGCAGCTCGCGCTGGCGCCGGCCTTTGCCCTGGCACTCGGTGCTGCCGGACACGATGCTGCCGAGCCGCTCGGCGCTGGACTGGCGAAGGGCTGGCGCGGCCGGATCGCGTTTCAGGCGTTGCGCGGCGTGCTTCCGGGTGGAAGCGAATTGCGCCCGGTGAGCGGGGTGATCAAGAGCGACGGCCAGTCGCTGACCTTCGATGCCATCAAAGGCAAGATCGGCGGCGGCGATGTCACCGCCAGCATGGATGTCAAGCCAGGCGCGAACGGAATCGTGTTGAACGCGAGCCTCCAGTTCTCCGATGTCGACGGCACGGCGCTGCGCTATCGCAACCTCGCGATGCCCGCCGGCCGCGCATCGATGCAGATGACGCTGACGAGCCAGGGCCGCAGCGCCTCGGCGCTGGCAGGCGCGCTGTCCGGCAGCGGAACGCTGACGCTGGAGGCGGCCAGGATTTCAGGCCTCGATCCGCGCGCTTTCGAAGTAGCGGTCCGCGCCAATGACAGCGGGCAGGCCAAGGACGACGTCCGGCTGAAGCAGATCGTCGAATCCGCTCTTCCGGCCGGCGCGTTTGCGGTTCCTTCTGCGCAAATCCCGTTCACCGTCAGGGACGGCCGGTTTCGCGTGGGCGCCACGACGCTGGACGGCAATGGTGTGCGGGCCACCGTCTCCGGCGGATACGATATCGCCGCCGATCAGGCCGATATCCGCGCCGCGCTTTCCCTGACGATGACGACCGGGCGTCCGGAGATTCAACTGCTTGCCGTCGGCACGCCCGACGCGCTGAGCCGTAGCGTCGACGTTGCGCCTTTGTCTTCGTGGCTGGCGGTGCGCGCGATCGACCACGAAACCCGAAGGCTCGATGCCATCGAACGTGGCGAGCCGCCGCCGCCGGCACCACCGCCAATCGTGCTGCCTGCGGATGGACAATTGCCGATACCGGAGGCGGCGCCGCCGCCCGCGCCGGTGACCCCAAAGGGTCGCGACCCACGGCGGCCTCCGGCGAAGAAGACGACGGCGCCGCGTCCGCCCGTCGTCAATGCGCCGCCTGCGCCCGTCGCGGGCCAACCGCAGGTCGCGCCGTTGCCGCCGCCGATCGATGTGAGGCCCGCGCCGGGCGCCGCCAGGCCGAAGCCACGTCCGCCGCTTGCGCTGACGCCGCAGGTCGCCAATCCGCCGCCGCGTTCCAACTAA
- a CDS encoding tetratricopeptide repeat protein, which translates to MMKSAIKLAMLALFSVALIASPPFVPAFAAGGGGDPPSANPPPPDTRPAPRSSSKSKKKPTKQSSADDAAFRQGYRAAHATIYERNDYAAAIGQLKALGRDDNAGVANLIGYSYRKLGDYKLSQAWYERALKADPNHVLTWQYYGLWQIEQGNRDQASYHLSRIAAICGTGCEEYRSLAAALEKPPGTGLVY; encoded by the coding sequence ATGATGAAATCAGCAATCAAGCTCGCAATGCTGGCACTGTTTTCAGTGGCTTTGATCGCTTCGCCGCCATTCGTTCCGGCCTTTGCAGCGGGCGGCGGCGGTGATCCACCTTCGGCCAACCCGCCGCCGCCGGACACCAGACCCGCTCCCAGGTCGAGCTCCAAATCCAAGAAGAAGCCCACCAAACAGTCGAGCGCCGACGATGCGGCGTTCCGGCAGGGATACCGTGCCGCGCATGCGACGATCTATGAGCGCAACGATTATGCCGCCGCCATCGGGCAGCTAAAGGCGCTCGGCCGCGATGACAACGCCGGCGTCGCCAATCTGATCGGCTATTCCTATCGCAAGCTCGGCGATTACAAGCTGTCGCAAGCCTGGTACGAGCGCGCGCTGAAGGCAGATCCAAACCACGTGCTGACCTGGCAGTATTACGGCCTGTGGCAGATCGAGCAGGGCAATCGCGACCAGGCGTCGTATCATCTGAGCCGCATCGCGGCGATTTGCGGCACGGGCTGCGAGGAGTATCGCTCGTTGGCCGCGGCGCTCGAAAAGCCGCCCGGCACCGGACTGGTTTATTGA
- a CDS encoding ribbon-helix-helix domain-containing protein produces MKSPVVKRSIVVAGHKTSVSLEEAFWNGMKEISGLRNMTLSELVGEIDSNRQQGNLSSAIRLFVLDYFRTRAMPAAAPDAPRPQA; encoded by the coding sequence ATGAAGTCTCCCGTCGTCAAGCGCTCCATCGTGGTTGCCGGCCACAAGACTAGTGTCAGCCTCGAAGAGGCTTTCTGGAACGGCATGAAGGAAATCTCGGGCCTGCGGAACATGACGCTGTCTGAGCTGGTCGGCGAGATCGACAGCAATCGCCAGCAGGGCAATCTGTCCTCGGCAATCCGTCTCTTCGTGCTCGACTACTTCCGCACTCGCGCCATGCCGGCCGCCGCGCCGGACGCGCCGCGGCCGCAAGCGTAA
- a CDS encoding DUF4169 family protein: protein MADVINLKRFKKRSEKEQSAKQADANRARFGRTKAERALDERRKDRAGDLLDQHKLNDGDAS, encoded by the coding sequence ATGGCAGACGTGATCAATCTGAAGCGATTCAAGAAGCGCAGCGAGAAGGAACAATCGGCAAAGCAGGCCGATGCCAATCGTGCGCGGTTCGGCCGGACCAAGGCCGAACGCGCGCTCGATGAACGTCGTAAGGATCGCGCCGGCGATCTTTTGGACCAGCACAAGCTCAATGATGGAGACGCGTCATGA
- the fumC gene encoding class II fumarate hydratase, translating to MARSETSGNKSTRSETDSFGPIDVAADRYWGAQTERSRQNFKIGQDRMPIAIIHALGIVKLASAQANRELGLLDARRAGAIIRAAREVIEGKLDDHFPLVVWQTGSGTQTNMNLNEVIANRANQMLGGELGAKKPVHPNDHVNMSQSSNDSFPTAMHIAAAGRIIADLIPALSELHRELRKKEKAFAKIVKIGRTHTQDATPLTLGQEFSGYAAQLESGIARLRSAVKELFPLAQGGTAVGTGLNSKPRFAKLFARHVAKITKLPFSSAPNKFEALASNDAYVMVHGAINSVATGLFKIANDIRLLGSGPRSGLGELILPENEPGSSIMPGKVNPTQCEAMTMVCCQVFGNQTTVTVAGSQGHFELNVYKPVLAYCMMNSIQLLSDAARSFTEHCVVGIRADEKRIRELMERSLMLVTALAPRIGYDNAAKVAKSAHARGTTLKEEAVRLGFVNAAEFERLVQPDKMTHPG from the coding sequence ATGGCTCGATCAGAAACTTCTGGAAACAAATCCACCCGCAGCGAGACCGACAGCTTCGGTCCGATCGACGTTGCCGCCGACCGCTATTGGGGCGCGCAGACCGAGCGTTCGCGGCAGAATTTCAAGATCGGTCAGGACCGCATGCCGATCGCGATCATCCATGCGCTCGGCATCGTCAAGCTCGCCTCCGCACAAGCCAACCGCGAGCTCGGACTGCTCGATGCGCGGCGCGCCGGCGCCATCATCCGCGCCGCACGCGAGGTGATCGAAGGCAAGCTCGACGATCACTTTCCCCTGGTCGTCTGGCAGACCGGCTCCGGCACCCAGACCAACATGAACCTCAACGAGGTGATCGCCAACCGCGCCAACCAGATGCTCGGTGGCGAACTCGGCGCCAAGAAACCGGTCCATCCCAACGACCACGTCAACATGAGTCAGTCGTCGAACGATTCATTTCCGACGGCGATGCACATCGCCGCTGCGGGGCGCATCATCGCCGACCTGATTCCGGCCTTGAGCGAACTGCATCGCGAACTGCGCAAGAAGGAAAAGGCATTCGCAAAGATCGTCAAGATCGGGCGAACCCACACCCAGGACGCCACGCCATTGACGCTGGGGCAGGAATTTTCAGGCTACGCCGCGCAGCTCGAAAGCGGGATCGCGCGGCTGCGAAGCGCGGTGAAAGAGCTGTTTCCGCTGGCGCAGGGCGGAACTGCCGTCGGCACCGGCCTCAACTCAAAACCGAGATTTGCAAAGCTGTTCGCCAGGCACGTCGCGAAAATCACAAAACTGCCCTTCAGCAGCGCGCCCAACAAATTCGAGGCGCTGGCTTCCAACGACGCCTATGTCATGGTGCATGGCGCGATCAATTCAGTGGCGACCGGCCTGTTCAAGATCGCCAATGACATTCGCTTGCTGGGCTCGGGCCCGCGTTCCGGTCTCGGCGAATTGATCCTGCCGGAAAACGAGCCGGGTTCGTCGATCATGCCGGGCAAGGTCAACCCGACCCAGTGCGAAGCGATGACCATGGTCTGCTGTCAGGTGTTCGGTAACCAGACAACAGTCACCGTTGCCGGCAGCCAGGGACATTTCGAATTGAATGTTTACAAACCCGTATTGGCATATTGTATGATGAATTCCATCCAACTGCTGTCCGACGCGGCGCGTTCGTTCACCGAACATTGCGTGGTGGGCATACGCGCCGACGAAAAGCGAATTCGCGAATTGATGGAGCGCTCGCTGATGCTGGTCACCGCGCTGGCTCCCAGGATTGGATACGACAACGCGGCAAAGGTCGCCAAATCGGCGCACGCGCGCGGAACAACATTGAAGGAAGAGGCTGTGCGCCTCGGTTTTGTGAACGCCGCTGAATTCGAACGACTGGTGCAGCCGGACAAAATGACACACCCGGGCTGA
- a CDS encoding SspB family protein, which produces MATDHIRYDVLARDALRGVLRRVLTDAAEHGLPGEHHFFITFLSTADGVKLSPRLLAQYPEEMTIILQHQFWDLVVTEDRFEVGLSFGGIPERLVVPFAAIKSFLDPSVQFGLQFEPSETATEASAAKLPAVPAQSALPVTAPEPAEESKDEPAKTGEGAEVVRLDRFRKK; this is translated from the coding sequence ATGGCGACCGATCATATCCGTTATGACGTGCTGGCGCGCGACGCGCTGCGCGGGGTGCTGCGCCGCGTGCTGACCGACGCCGCCGAACACGGCCTGCCCGGCGAGCATCATTTCTTCATCACGTTCCTGTCCACCGCCGATGGCGTGAAGCTGTCGCCGCGGCTTCTGGCGCAATACCCGGAAGAGATGACGATCATCCTGCAGCATCAGTTCTGGGATCTGGTGGTGACGGAGGATCGTTTCGAGGTCGGCCTGTCGTTCGGCGGCATCCCCGAGCGGCTGGTGGTTCCGTTCGCGGCGATCAAGAGTTTTCTCGATCCTTCGGTGCAGTTCGGACTGCAGTTCGAGCCGTCGGAAACCGCGACAGAGGCATCCGCAGCGAAGCTGCCGGCCGTTCCGGCTCAATCTGCCCTGCCCGTCACCGCGCCTGAGCCGGCCGAGGAAAGCAAGGATGAGCCGGCGAAGACGGGCGAAGGTGCGGAAGTGGTTCGGCTGGATCGTTTCCGCAAGAAATAA
- a CDS encoding tripartite tricarboxylate transporter TctB family protein yields the protein MNDTPGHTPVESIMPKWVRGPQDFIGGLALMGIALFALWASSDLQGMRGFSFGAGTAPRMFGFLLLGLGAAVTAVGVLTEGAHLAKYHWRGPLFVSLAILSFAFTIRPMGMIFAAMTSFVISACGTSETRWTEMLIVGACLTAFCALLFPYALGLPLQLLPTFMIR from the coding sequence ATGAACGACACGCCGGGCCATACGCCGGTTGAATCCATCATGCCGAAATGGGTCCGCGGCCCGCAGGATTTTATCGGCGGCCTTGCGCTGATGGGTATCGCGCTGTTCGCCCTTTGGGCGTCCAGCGACCTGCAGGGCATGCGCGGATTTTCGTTCGGCGCCGGCACGGCGCCCCGGATGTTCGGATTTCTGCTGCTGGGCCTGGGCGCTGCCGTCACCGCTGTCGGTGTTTTGACCGAAGGCGCGCACCTCGCGAAATACCACTGGCGGGGTCCTCTGTTTGTGTCGCTGGCGATCCTGTCGTTTGCCTTCACGATCCGTCCGATGGGAATGATCTTCGCGGCCATGACAAGCTTCGTCATCTCGGCATGCGGAACATCGGAGACACGGTGGACGGAAATGCTGATCGTCGGCGCCTGCCTGACGGCGTTCTGCGCCCTTTTGTTTCCTTATGCGCTCGGCCTGCCTTTGCAGCTCCTGCCGACGTTCATGATCCGGTGA
- a CDS encoding tripartite tricarboxylate transporter permease, with the protein MGDIFSNLGLGFGVVFNLVQWTPAFLGGTSIPIPVNILLCLIGALVGTLVGVLPGIGTIATVAMLLPITFGLPPVGALIMLAGIYYGAQYGGSTTSILVNIPGEAGSVVTALDGFQMAKQGRAGPALAIAAIGSFFAGCVATVLIAVLGAPLTKLALAFGPAEYFSLMVLGLIFAVVLAKGSVLKAIAMIVLGLLLSMVGSDIETGASRMAFNIPELADGLGFATVAMGLFGFAEIIRNLDTGGESDRQLVQQKVSGLMPTMKDLKDSAPAIGRGTVLGSILGILPGGGAVIASFAAYTLEKKISKTPQKFGRGAIQGVAAPESANNAAAQTSFIPLLTLGIPPNAVMALMVGAMTIHGIVPGPQVMQKQPELVWGMIASMWVGNLMLLVINLPLVGIWVRLLRVPYRLMFPSIVIFCSIGIYSVNNAPVDVILAGAFGLVGYWLIKHDFEPAPLLLGMVLGPLMEENLRRALLISRGDWSVFLTRPLSAVLMAIAAALLVLAVLPTLRKKRDEVFVESEN; encoded by the coding sequence ATGGGTGATATTTTCTCAAACCTTGGCCTCGGCTTCGGCGTCGTTTTCAACCTCGTGCAGTGGACGCCGGCCTTTCTTGGCGGGACCTCCATTCCAATCCCCGTCAACATTCTGCTGTGCCTGATCGGCGCGCTGGTCGGCACGCTGGTGGGCGTGCTGCCGGGCATCGGCACTATCGCCACCGTGGCCATGCTGCTTCCGATCACGTTCGGCCTGCCGCCGGTGGGCGCGCTGATCATGCTGGCCGGCATCTATTACGGTGCGCAGTATGGCGGCTCGACCACGTCGATCCTGGTCAATATTCCCGGTGAGGCCGGGTCTGTGGTCACCGCGCTCGATGGCTTCCAGATGGCCAAGCAAGGCCGCGCCGGTCCGGCGCTGGCGATCGCTGCGATCGGATCGTTCTTCGCCGGCTGCGTCGCGACCGTTCTGATCGCCGTGCTGGGTGCGCCGCTCACCAAGCTCGCGCTGGCATTCGGACCCGCCGAATATTTCTCGCTGATGGTGCTCGGCCTGATCTTCGCGGTCGTGCTCGCAAAGGGCTCGGTGCTGAAGGCAATCGCGATGATCGTGTTGGGATTGCTGCTGTCGATGGTGGGATCCGACATCGAAACCGGCGCATCGCGCATGGCCTTCAACATTCCCGAACTGGCTGACGGTCTCGGTTTCGCCACGGTGGCGATGGGGCTATTCGGTTTTGCGGAGATCATCCGCAATCTCGATACCGGCGGCGAAAGCGATCGCCAATTGGTTCAGCAAAAGGTCTCGGGCCTGATGCCGACGATGAAGGATCTGAAGGATTCGGCTCCCGCGATCGGGCGCGGCACCGTGCTTGGATCGATCCTCGGCATTCTGCCGGGCGGCGGCGCCGTCATCGCATCGTTCGCGGCCTACACGCTCGAAAAGAAGATTTCGAAAACGCCGCAGAAGTTCGGCCGCGGCGCGATCCAGGGCGTTGCGGCGCCCGAAAGCGCCAACAATGCCGCTGCCCAGACCTCGTTCATCCCGCTCCTGACGCTCGGCATTCCGCCGAACGCGGTGATGGCGCTGATGGTCGGCGCGATGACCATTCACGGCATCGTGCCCGGTCCTCAGGTGATGCAGAAGCAGCCGGAGCTCGTCTGGGGCATGATTGCCTCGATGTGGGTCGGCAACCTAATGCTGCTCGTCATCAACCTGCCGCTGGTCGGCATCTGGGTGCGGCTGCTGCGGGTGCCGTATCGCCTGATGTTCCCGTCCATCGTGATCTTCTGTTCCATCGGCATCTATTCGGTGAACAACGCCCCGGTTGACGTCATTCTTGCCGGTGCGTTCGGGCTAGTCGGCTACTGGCTGATCAAGCACGATTTCGAGCCCGCGCCGTTGCTGCTCGGCATGGTGCTCGGGCCGTTGATGGAAGAGAACCTGCGGCGGGCGCTTCTGATCTCGCGCGGCGACTGGTCAGTGTTCCTGACGCGCCCGTTATCGGCGGTGCTGATGGCGATTGCCGCTGCCCTGCTGGTGCTGGCCGTTCTGCCAACGCTGCGCAAGAAGCGCGACGAGGTGTTCGTCGAGTCGGAGAATTGA
- a CDS encoding tripartite tricarboxylate transporter substrate binding protein BugD — MNWYGRSLASGCLAALAGLALMTTQALAQAYPTRSITMIVPFAAGGPTDVIARIVTGHMAQTLGQTIIIENVVGAGGTTATARASRAANDGYTLITGHMGTHAASVPLYPKLAYHPEKDFEPVGLLAGTPILILARKDLAPKDLNEFIAYVKANETKVNAAHAGVGSVSNVSCELLNSVLGVKPIGVPFNGTGPAMNALVAGQVDYMCDQIVNAVPQINGGTIKAYAVATPERNPSLPNVPTTTEAGLPAFQAQAWNAIFAPKGTPPDVVAKLNAAVVKALDDEGVRKRLLDLGSVIPAAADRTPAALGTLVKNEIVKWTPVLKPVN, encoded by the coding sequence ATGAACTGGTATGGACGCTCGCTTGCGAGCGGTTGCCTCGCGGCGCTTGCCGGACTTGCGTTGATGACGACGCAGGCGCTGGCGCAGGCCTATCCGACGCGCAGCATCACCATGATCGTGCCGTTCGCGGCAGGCGGTCCGACCGATGTCATCGCGCGCATCGTCACCGGCCATATGGCGCAGACCCTCGGTCAGACCATCATCATCGAGAACGTGGTCGGTGCCGGCGGCACCACCGCCACCGCCCGCGCGTCGCGCGCCGCCAATGACGGCTATACGCTGATCACCGGGCATATGGGCACGCATGCGGCCTCGGTGCCGCTTTACCCCAAGCTGGCCTATCATCCGGAGAAGGATTTCGAGCCGGTCGGACTGCTCGCCGGCACGCCGATCCTGATCCTGGCGCGCAAGGATCTGGCGCCAAAGGACCTCAACGAATTCATCGCCTACGTCAAAGCGAATGAAACCAAGGTCAACGCGGCGCATGCCGGGGTCGGCTCGGTCTCGAATGTATCGTGCGAGCTGCTGAACTCGGTCCTCGGCGTCAAGCCGATCGGCGTTCCCTTCAACGGCACGGGACCTGCGATGAACGCGCTGGTGGCCGGACAGGTCGATTACATGTGCGACCAGATCGTCAACGCCGTGCCGCAGATCAACGGCGGCACCATCAAGGCCTATGCCGTGGCGACGCCCGAGCGCAATCCGTCCTTGCCCAATGTTCCCACCACGACCGAGGCTGGCCTGCCGGCCTTCCAGGCCCAGGCATGGAACGCGATCTTCGCGCCCAAGGGAACGCCACCGGACGTCGTCGCCAAGCTGAACGCCGCGGTGGTCAAGGCGCTCGATGATGAGGGCGTGCGCAAGCGCCTGCTCGATCTCGGCAGTGTCATCCCGGCTGCCGCGGATCGCACCCCGGCCGCGTTGGGAACCCTGGTGAAGAACGAAATCGTGAAGTGGACACCGGTGCTCAAGCCGGTGAATTGA
- a CDS encoding thymidylate synthase has protein sequence MNQYHDLLERILSDGAEKCDRTGTGTLSIFGHQMRFNLSAGFPMLTTKRLPLKAIVHELLWFLAGDTNIKYLKDNGVSIWDEWADANGDLGPVYGSQWRSWPAPDGRSIDQISNVIDMIRRNPDSRRLIVSAWNPADVDKMALPPCHCLFQFYVANGKLSCQLYQRSADVFLGVPFNIASYSLLTMMVAQVTGLKPGDFVHSLGDAHLYSNHLEQARLQLTRPTRQLPVMKINPDVKDIFAFRYEDFALEGYDPHPHIKAEVAV, from the coding sequence ATGAACCAGTACCACGACCTGCTCGAACGGATCCTCTCTGACGGCGCGGAGAAGTGCGACCGCACCGGCACCGGCACGCTGTCGATCTTCGGTCACCAGATGCGGTTCAACCTGTCGGCCGGGTTTCCGATGCTGACCACCAAGCGGTTGCCGCTCAAGGCGATCGTGCACGAGTTGTTGTGGTTTCTCGCCGGCGACACCAACATCAAATATCTCAAGGACAATGGCGTTTCGATCTGGGATGAATGGGCCGACGCCAACGGCGATCTGGGCCCGGTCTACGGATCGCAATGGCGCTCCTGGCCGGCGCCGGATGGGCGCAGCATCGACCAGATTTCCAACGTTATCGACATGATCAGGCGCAACCCGGATTCGCGGCGGCTGATCGTCAGCGCCTGGAATCCGGCCGACGTCGACAAGATGGCGCTGCCGCCCTGTCACTGCCTGTTTCAGTTCTATGTCGCGAACGGCAAGCTGTCCTGTCAGCTCTATCAGCGTTCCGCCGACGTGTTCCTCGGCGTGCCCTTCAACATCGCTTCCTATTCGTTATTGACCATGATGGTCGCGCAGGTGACGGGATTGAAGCCTGGCGATTTCGTGCACTCGCTCGGCGACGCGCATCTGTATTCCAACCACCTCGAACAGGCGCGGCTGCAACTGACACGGCCGACGCGTCAATTGCCGGTCATGAAGATCAATCCGGACGTGAAGGATATCTTCGCGTTCCGTTACGAGGATTTTGCGCTCGAAGGTTACGATCCGCACCCGCACATCAAGGCCGAAGTGGCCGTATGA